One window from the genome of Roseofilum reptotaenium CS-1145 encodes:
- a CDS encoding polyribonucleotide nucleotidyltransferase has translation MVEIDKSISFDGRDIRLKVGILAPQAGGSVLIQSGDTAVLVTATRAEAREGIDFLPLLVDYEERLYAAGRVPGGFLRREGKPSEKAILTSRLIDRPLRPLFPSWLRDDIQVVATTLSMDDRVPPDILAVTGASLAVMLAKIPFYGPMAAVRVGLVGDDFVINPTYTEVENGDLDLVVAGSPDGVIMVESGANKLPEQDIIEAIDFGYEAVCDLITAQRELMAEMGIELVIPEVPQEDETLTQFISDRATEKIKGILSQFDLDKPTRDQLLDDIKETEVSWAIAELPENDSIRQAAEADDKAISKTFKSLTKKLMRKQIVDDGVRVDGRKLDEVRPISCMVGLLPPRVHGSALFNRGLTQVMSIVTLGTSGDAQELDDLHPDAQKRYIHHYNFPPYSVGETKPMRSPGRREIGHGALAERAIIPVLPPKDDFPYVIRVVSEVLSSNGSTSMGSVCGSTLSLMDAGVPISQPVSGAAMGLIKEGDEVRILTDIQGIEDFLGDMDFKVAGTDSGITALQLDMKITGLPVSVIADAIKQAKPARLHILEKMTGTISTPRENLSSYAPRIVTFKIDPERIGLVIGPGGKTIKGITEQTGAKVDIEDDGTVMVYSSDPEKARQAQYLIQNMTKKPEEGDVYLGKVTRIIPIGAFVEYLPGKEGMIHISQLEDRRVGKVEDVVAVGDEVIVKVRDIDNKGRINLTRLGIHPEEAEKARQEVKSFS, from the coding sequence CAATATCCTTTGATGGACGGGATATTCGGCTCAAAGTAGGAATTCTTGCGCCTCAAGCTGGTGGTTCAGTTCTGATCCAATCGGGAGATACAGCAGTTTTAGTGACGGCAACTCGTGCTGAAGCACGGGAAGGAATCGATTTTCTACCCCTACTGGTTGACTATGAAGAGCGACTCTATGCTGCGGGGCGAGTCCCAGGTGGATTTTTGCGTCGAGAAGGAAAACCCTCGGAAAAAGCCATATTAACCAGTCGCTTAATCGATCGCCCCTTACGTCCCCTGTTTCCCTCCTGGTTACGGGATGATATTCAAGTCGTAGCCACAACCCTATCGATGGATGACCGGGTTCCCCCCGATATTTTAGCGGTCACTGGCGCGTCCCTAGCGGTGATGTTAGCGAAAATCCCCTTTTACGGGCCCATGGCTGCTGTACGAGTGGGATTAGTTGGCGATGATTTTGTGATTAACCCCACCTATACAGAAGTGGAGAATGGTGACCTCGACCTAGTGGTGGCTGGATCGCCCGATGGTGTGATTATGGTGGAATCGGGAGCCAACAAACTGCCAGAACAAGATATCATCGAGGCGATCGATTTTGGTTACGAAGCGGTTTGTGACTTAATTACTGCCCAACGGGAATTAATGGCAGAAATGGGCATCGAATTAGTCATTCCCGAAGTCCCTCAAGAAGATGAAACCCTAACGCAATTTATTAGCGATCGCGCTACGGAGAAAATTAAAGGCATTCTTTCCCAATTTGACCTGGATAAACCCACCCGCGATCAGCTCCTAGACGACATTAAAGAAACTGAAGTCTCCTGGGCGATCGCCGAACTCCCAGAAAACGACTCCATTCGTCAAGCCGCAGAAGCTGATGATAAGGCGATCTCCAAAACCTTCAAAAGCTTGACGAAGAAGCTGATGCGTAAACAAATTGTGGACGACGGAGTGCGTGTCGATGGACGCAAACTCGATGAAGTTCGTCCCATCTCCTGCATGGTTGGCCTATTACCGCCTAGGGTTCACGGTAGTGCTCTCTTTAACCGAGGATTAACCCAAGTGATGTCCATCGTCACCCTGGGAACCTCTGGAGATGCCCAAGAACTCGATGACCTGCATCCCGATGCCCAAAAACGCTATATCCATCACTACAACTTCCCTCCTTATTCTGTGGGAGAAACCAAACCCATGCGATCGCCCGGTCGTCGGGAAATTGGTCACGGTGCTCTAGCCGAACGGGCCATTATCCCCGTACTACCTCCTAAAGATGACTTCCCCTATGTGATCCGGGTGGTCTCTGAAGTTCTCTCCTCCAACGGTTCCACCTCCATGGGATCGGTCTGTGGCTCAACCCTAAGTCTCATGGATGCCGGTGTCCCCATTTCTCAACCCGTGAGTGGTGCAGCCATGGGCCTGATTAAAGAAGGGGATGAAGTGCGTATCTTGACCGACATCCAAGGCATCGAAGACTTTCTTGGCGATATGGACTTTAAGGTTGCCGGAACTGACTCCGGAATTACCGCCCTGCAACTGGATATGAAAATTACTGGATTACCGGTAAGTGTGATTGCTGATGCGATTAAACAAGCCAAACCAGCCCGGTTACATATCCTAGAAAAGATGACCGGCACCATCAGCACCCCTCGCGAAAACCTATCGTCCTATGCCCCTCGGATCGTCACATTCAAAATTGACCCCGAACGGATTGGCTTAGTGATTGGGCCAGGTGGAAAAACGATTAAGGGCATTACGGAACAAACTGGAGCTAAAGTCGATATCGAAGATGATGGCACGGTCATGGTCTATAGTTCCGATCCGGAAAAAGCTAGACAAGCTCAATACCTGATCCAAAACATGACGAAAAAGCCTGAAGAAGGGGATGTTTATCTGGGCAAAGTCACTCGTATTATTCCCATTGGCGCTTTTGTCGAGTACCTTCCGGGTAAAGAAGGCATGATCCATATTTCCCAGTTGGAAGATCGACGAGTCGGTAAAGTCGAAGATGTGGTGGCTGTAGGCGATGAAGTGATTGTCAAAGTGCGCGATATTGATAATAAAGGACGCATTAATCTGACTCGCTTGGGCATTCATCCGGAGGAAGCAGAAAAGGCTAGACAAGAGGTCAAATCTTTTAGCTAG